Proteins from one Cicer arietinum cultivar CDC Frontier isolate Library 1 chromosome 3, Cicar.CDCFrontier_v2.0, whole genome shotgun sequence genomic window:
- the LOC101492276 gene encoding chitinase-like protein 1, translated as MANQNAIVLLLAFVILLTDVATTVQGDSTKKTLVKYKHGKKYCDQGWECQGWSIYCCNLTITDYFQTYQFENLFSMRNSPVAHAVGFWDYHSFIAAASIFEPQGFGTTGKNKTFQMMEIAAFLGHVGSKTSCGYGVATGGPLAWGLCYNHEMSPSQTYCDDYYKLTYPCTPGAEYYGRGAIPIYWNYNYGAAGEALKVNLLDHPEYIEQNATLAFQAAMWRWMNPIKKSQPSAHDIFVGNWKPTKNDTMEKRVPGFGSTMNVLYGDSVCGQGDVDAMNNIVSHYLYYLDLLGVGREQAGPHEFLTCGEQVPFNPSSKSASS; from the exons ATGGCAAACCAAAACGCCATCGTTTTACTCCTCGCTTTCGTTATTCTCCTCACCGACGTAGCAACAACCGTTCAAGGCGATTCAACAAAAAAGACGCTAGTCAAATACAAACACGGAAAAAAATACTGTGATCAAGGATGGGAATGTCAAGGTTGGTCGATTTACTGTTGTAATTTAACCATAACTGATTATTTTCAAACGTATCAGTTTGAGAATCTGTTTTCAATGAGAAACTCGCCGGTTGCACATGCCGTTGGGTTTTGGGATTATCATTCTTTTATTGCTGCTGCTTCGATTTTCGAGCCGCAGGGTTTTGGTACCACTGGGAAGAATAAGACTTTTCAGATGATGGAAATTGCTGCTTTCCTTGGACATGTTGGCAGCAAAACCTCTT GTGGATATGGAGTGGCAACTGGAGGACCTTTAGCCTGGGGTCTTTGTTACAATCATGAAATGAGTCCTAGTCAGACATATTGTGACGACTATTACAAATTGACATACCCCTGCACTCCCGGTGCTGAATACTACGGACGTGGAGCCATTCCTATTTACTG GAACTACAATTATGGAGCTGCAGGAGAGGCTTTGAAGGTGAATCTACTTGACCATCCAGAATACATAGAGCAGAATGCAACCCTAGCTTTCCAAGCCGCAATGTGGAGATGGATGAACCCAATCAAAAAATCACAACCCTCTGCCCACGATATCTTCGTTGGCAACTGGAAGCCTACCAAGAACGACACAATGGAGAAACGGGTTCCTGGTTTTGGCTCTACAATGAATGTTCTCTACGGTGATAGTGTTTGCGGACAGGGTGATGTTGACGCGATGAACAATATCGTTTCTCATTACCTTTATTATCTCGACCTTCTTGGTGTCGGCCGTGAACAAGCTGGACCCCATGAGTTCCTCACATGCGGTGAGCAGGTTCCTTTCAACCCATCCTCCAAATCTGCATCGTCTTGA